The segment cactgaacttgagattttggatagcaccgacgcctgtcggtaaatatcaccggtctccttgctgaccgacgattacaatggcactagcgcctgctagtgactcaagcagctcactgaacttgagattttagatagcaccgacgccttctgtcggttgggttgcaccggcctcctcgtgtgccggtgttttttcggattacactagcgcctgctagtgactcaagcagctcactgaacttgagattttggtTAACACCGACGCCTTCTGTCGGTAGATATCACCGGCCTCCTTGAGCGCCGACGATTACAAtggcactagcgcctgctagtgactcaagcagctcactgaacttgagattttagatAGCACCGACGCCTTCCGTCGGTTGGGTTGCACCGGCCTCCTTGTGTGCCGGTGTTTTTTCGGATTGCACTAGCGCCTGCCaatgactcaagcagctcactgaacttgagattttggatagcaccgacgcctgtcggtaaatatcaccggtctccttgctgaccgacgattacaatggcactagcgcctgctagtgactcaagcagctcactgaacttgagattttagatagcaccgacgcctgtcgtcggttgggttgcaccggcctcctcctgtgccggtgttttttcggattacactagcgcctgctagtgactcaagcagctcactgaacttgagattttggataacaccgacgcctgtcggtaagtatcaccggtctccttgctgaccgacgattacaatggcactagcgcctgctagtgactcaagcagctcactgaacttgagattttagatAACACCGACGCCTTCTGTCGGTTGGGTTGCACCGGCCTCCTTGTGTGCCggtgttttttcggattacactagCGCCTGccagtgactcaagcagctcactgaacttgagattttggatAGCACCGACGCCTGTTGTCGGTAGATATCACCGGCCTCCTTGAGCGCCAATGATAGCGGGTGCTGCCCCAAACTGGTAGAAGTCGTCCCGTCTTTTGCCTGCTTGCTTGCAGCAGGTCTTTTTTAATTACCCTTGTGCGGGCCAACAATTGTCACTTCTACCCTTGTGGTAGAAGTCGACTCAAAACAGTCAGCTTTCTGACTGAAATTGCGAGTATTATTTTCCTCGACTTAGTGCCTGTACGCTTGCGACAGgtcttttttttttactttcttacCCTAGCGCGGGTCAAGAATTGTCACTTCCACCGCCAGTGGCAGAAGTCGACACAAAAATTCAACCAAACAGTCTGGTTGGAAGCTTCCTGGTTTTATTCCGTGAGTTCGCCTTCCTTACTATCCTCTCTGGAGCCACCATTAAatgttgtcgcgagcaacacTTATTTTGGCTAGAGATGGTCTTAGCCGGTGGTTTTGCCTGCTTGCCCAAAGTCTTTTTCCGACTAGGTCGTACTCCGAAATTGGATGTGATATTCACTCGTGCTGATCGTGCTGATTCACTTCACTACTGGTATGGGAAACTGTTCCCaggaaaacttaactttattgaaaaaagttacaatagtcgtcttaaagctacgcgttgaataatcgatggatacttatgtaaagcatcccagaaaaattgacttatatactatgtccctttagataccagacttttcttcgaatatccataattttcatttattttccttctggagtctaacgggcgcttattctaaaacactataattgtttgaacactcctcattgcgtcctaacgataaaaagagaaagaaattctaAATGCGACACATGGGAGTGGCTTAATCTTTCATGCCCTAAATAAATAGTCTAATCAGTACATAATCCATGCGCGAGATGGTTTTTCAGATTCCTTTTCATATTCTGATTTTCCTACTCCCGATCAGATGGATCGTTTTCTGGCATGTTTATTTGATTACATCGTTGGCGCGTCTAGCTAAGCAGCTTGTTTGCTCTACCTCTGGAAGCGATAATGCCTCCagctaagttatttatttttatcattccgcTCTAGCAGCGACAGTATTATTTATACTTAATTGCTTTTGAACACTTGTACATTTTAAAGCAAATTCCATTTTTCAGTTCCGTTGTGTGAAGTCAAAATTGAGGCAGAATGCGACGAAAGCCAGATACAGCATGACCCAATATCCATCGTCAGTGTCGAGCCCGACATTAAACTGGAGAACGATTGCTGTAACGAAGAAATGACAATCGATGATGGATTAAAATGCGACCAGCCGCCGATACAATCGGCCAGTTTTCAACAGATAATACCCATCATAGAACGATGCAAATTTTGTTTACGAATACTGGACGAAACAATCAAAATGCTGTTCAGACCTGGTAAGCTTCATTGGAAAAAGATAGAATTTGCTCTATCGATTAGTCTGACGGTTGAACCGCTATGCTGCGTAAGCTGCTGGCAGATGATAGATTTGTTCGATGGTTTCAAACGTTCTTGTCAAATGGCATTTTATAAACCGGAAGAACTTCTTCGGTCTAGACAAAACGGATTGTGCAGCGAGCCGGCGACGAACCAGGTGCCAGCTTTCGTTAAAATCTCAGCACCAGTTGATTCCCGTCCAGTGAAAACTTCAACCAATCAAGATAAACACTCAGCGTGGACATCGTGGATGGCTAACATACCCGTGAAGCAAGATAAGAAAAAAACTGAGAAAGTGAAGTTCTTAAGCTGTAAACAATGCTCTAAACAATTTGCTGGGTTCGCAAGCTTTATTGCTCATAAGACAACATGCCGTGGATATCCCTGTCATATATGTTCAACAGTGCTGGATACGAGACAAAGGCTTAGAATGCATTACGAACAGGATCATTCAGGTTTAAGTCATAAAAATACCTTTACCATCGGTTTAAGTTTAAAAAATAGCTTTACGGTTTTTCTTTTAGATCCATTTCCGTTCAAATGTCAAAAAGAAGGATGTGACTGCGAATTTTCGCTCCAAGAAGCGTTATTGACTCATGAACAATTGTGTGAACTGGATACCTTCGATCCGATCGACTGCACGATATGTGGTTTCACAATGACGAGCATCGGCTCTGTCCGCGAGCACGAAGACATCCACGTGCAAGCACGTTTCGTATGTAGAGCGTGCAAAGCAAAGTTTCTCGATCGGTAATATTATATTTGTTTAGGAATTTCAATCGCCGAACTAAATTTGCTTTTCCCAACCACAGAAATAAGCTTAAAATCCACTGGAAGAAGCACATTCAGAAAGCCACTGAAACTGCTGGACTGGAATCGGAGAACGAAGCGGATAATGCTATGGCAAGCGATGACACAGACACACCGAGCTATTTCTGTCCAAGAAAAAGCTGTAGATTGGTATTTAGAAGTAATACCGACCTGGATATACACGTCCAACATTGTGGACAAAAATCCGGCTTTATATGTTCTGTTTGCGGTGCTGTGCTAATGACTCCTTACACACTTAGAATGCACATGGCCAACCACGAAGAACCGAAGGTTGAGTGTGAAACCTGCGGCAAAAAGTTTCATACGGAGTaagtttttatctttttatttaatAACAAAGGTAGGGACCATtgcaaaaattgtaaaaatgcaagcgtcacgaaagCGTCGGTTAGAAATCTTTCTACAAATTGAACAATATAGTGAAAACAATTCCTTTTCAAATATTCATTGTTGATAAATGCATAAACGTCATGCATTGTCATAATTGATGAATCAATCAGTTACGTGCCAGCACATTTTCCTTCCCAAGTATGGGACAGCAAACTATGCATATGTGTAATTTCATTCGTTTCCATTACTGAAAACTAGTGACCAGGTCtttccgtcccaacaggtcacgTGTTTTCTTCTCAACCTGTACCTACTATATGTTCGTAAAGTGTGTAACAGCTGCTTACGTTCAACTAAAAGTTTGGATCAATATTCTATTAGAAACTAATCAATATTAATGTCTGGTGTGATAACGTGGGTGACGGAATTTCGTGCGCAGTACTGCAATAATCGTAGTAGTTCATCACGACACAGTTAATAAACGACAAAATTTTCCTCAGTTTCTCATAAACTTTGGTAATCCATACGCGACTTGCTTGTTTTAGCCCGTTCGTTAATCGGAATATTTTCCCATCGTCTGCATCGTTCGACCTGGTTCTGCTTGTCTTGATCCGCCTCAAACTGGTTATGTTTGATCGTTTCCTACGGCTCGAGATGCTTTCACTCCAACTTCAGGATTTGTATTCGATCCAATTTCGTTTTTAGGGGAATGCTCTACCGACattaggaaaaaaaattactttgttTAGCTCGTTACTATGAGGTCTACTGATTGCCCATAACTCAACAGAAATACTACCGATATCAACGGTAGAACGAAATGATAATCTTGTCACCTAATcactttcttgtttttttttctctttggcCAGACCTCAGCTAAGGAAGCACATGGGCGTACACTCAAATGAGCGGAAGTTCCAGTGCAAGGTGTGCAAGAAACGGTTCAAATCTCGTGAAGCCAACCGAGTGCACCAGCGGATCCACACCAACGAAAAGCCGTACGCGTGTCACATTTGCGATCAGCGGTTCACCTACAATTGTCTGCTGAAGACGCATCTCGAGAAAGGCCACGGTGAGCGAGAACTTGGCAGTAAACAGAAAAATATTCCGACGGATTCACCAGTTCAGCAGCACGAGGCGGTAAGTTTGGACAGTACTCAGGTGTTTAATATATATGGTCATTTGTTGTAAAAGCTCCGAAAGATATTACTTGGCAGAATTACGATGACTTAACGTGTGGAACTTTTTATAATTGTTCTAAACTTTTAATATTTCTCGCTAAATCGTCGTATATGCTTTTCTTAGTTAATAAACAATTTTCATTCCATTGAATGAATAAATCGAGTAGACTTAGATCATGAAAGGTGCACCAGGCCAATTTACAGTTATTACATAGATACGATCACTTACGCAAAATTCAAAACCAAACTTGTTTATTGAAATATTGAATATCCGTTTCGTTCTTCAGTTGTTGCTCCGTACAACAGTTTTGGCTTTGATGGAGTTAGCTTGTGGTGGTTACGTGGTGAGTTCAAAGTCTACTTTCTGACTCTAGTCGTACTTAGAACTTTGTTTTACTGTGATATTCACTTATTTAGTTAACTTCACTCACTTAGTTCACTATAATGGAATTGTTCCCTTGGAAAACTTGACTTTATTCAGAAAGTTACAGATAGTTGTCTTAAACCTAGGCGTTGAATAATTGATGGATACTCATATGAAGTATGCCGGAAAAATTGACTAGTATATATGTTCCTTTAGATACCAGGCTTTTCTCTAGATTTTCATTTCTTCTTGTTCATTCTTTTTATGCCCAACGGATGCTTATCCTAAAACAATCACCCTTATTTTTGATTTCGTTCGAAtgatattcgttcgaaagttaagctGATCCAAGGGGTGTCTCACTTCGCAATTTTGCATTAGCAACATCATTTGCATTCATTGCAAAAATGCAAGCGAGATTTTAATTAAGATTAATTGTTCAAACATTCCTCATTGCATCTTAATAATCTAAAAAGAGAATGAAAATCCATATGCGGTGAAATGGGAGTGAcgtaaggggggaccctactctggaaagtcggaaaaatcgaattttatttttttttgcattttcgagacgcttacaccttcagaaatgttatgccaaaaggattttttaatatctgatctaCGTGTACGtagcggtacgtgtatctcaggaTCTAGTAGACCGATTTaactgaattttttttcagcgtgtaaaaatgaattatctaaattagtACGTagtcgttttttgatatctcaattttccaattttttatgagcttttaattggcgatttttgatgataaaaaacctttcttttggaaaaactgccgccattttggtaatttttcgaattttcaaaaatcgcTACGTAACAGTTTAGGTATTAACCTaatgcttcaaaatcatccttgaaatcctttCTACGATACTTCGTTGGTTCCCggtacgtaccgccagcaaggagctattttctagagggctttcacgcgcccacctgccaccagcataataatcactattctggtatccaaaaaatacaaaatatgtcttcaaatataccttaaccaataaccaaaataccccaacacttaactataattctagcatctgaaaaaaattaacgaaaatctattattttttggttttccagaatagggtccccccttaagttTTCATGCTCCAAAG is part of the Sabethes cyaneus chromosome 2, idSabCyanKW18_F2, whole genome shotgun sequence genome and harbors:
- the LOC128738672 gene encoding zinc finger protein 58-like isoform X1, whose protein sequence is MGRNRKAQRAALEREQRKRALAVQRQSKDYKALLTSDCSKEVDQGAKEDNSPNDINHGVAKEENVPLCEVKIEAECDESQIQHDPISIVSVEPDIKLENDCCNEEMTIDDGLKCDQPPIQSASFQQIIPIIERCKFCLRILDETIKMLFRPGKLHWKKIEFALSISLTVEPLCCVSCWQMIDLFDGFKRSCQMAFYKPEELLRSRQNGLCSEPATNQVPAFVKISAPVDSRPVKTSTNQDKHSAWTSWMANIPVKQDKKKTEKVKFLSCKQCSKQFAGFASFIAHKTTCRGYPCHICSTVLDTRQRLRMHYEQDHSDPFPFKCQKEGCDCEFSLQEALLTHEQLCELDTFDPIDCTICGFTMTSIGSVREHEDIHVQARFVCRACKAKFLDRNKLKIHWKKHIQKATETAGLESENEADNAMASDDTDTPSYFCPRKSCRLVFRSNTDLDIHVQHCGQKSGFICSVCGAVLMTPYTLRMHMANHEEPKVECETCGKKFHTEPQLRKHMGVHSNERKFQCKVCKKRFKSREANRVHQRIHTNEKPYACHICDQRFTYNCLLKTHLEKGHGERELGSKQKNIPTDSPVQQHEAVSLDSTQVFNIYGHLL
- the LOC128738672 gene encoding zinc finger protein ZFP2-like isoform X3; its protein translation is MGRNRKAQRAALEREQRKRALAVQRQSKDYKALLTSDCSKEVDQGAKEDIPLCEVKIEAECDESQIQHDPISIVSVEPDIKLENDCCNEEMTIDDGLKCDQPPIQSASFQQIIPIIERCKFCLRILDETIKMLFRPGKLHWKKIEFALSISLTVEPLCCVSCWQMIDLFDGFKRSCQMAFYKPEELLRSRQNGLCSEPATNQVPAFVKISAPVDSRPVKTSTNQDKHSAWTSWMANIPVKQDKKKTEKVKFLSCKQCSKQFAGFASFIAHKTTCRGYPCHICSTVLDTRQRLRMHYEQDHSDPFPFKCQKEGCDCEFSLQEALLTHEQLCELDTFDPIDCTICGFTMTSIGSVREHEDIHVQARFVCRACKAKFLDRNKLKIHWKKHIQKATETAGLESENEADNAMASDDTDTPSYFCPRKSCRLVFRSNTDLDIHVQHCGQKSGFICSVCGAVLMTPYTLRMHMANHEEPKVECETCGKKFHTEPQLRKHMGVHSNERKFQCKVCKKRFKSREANRVHQRIHTNEKPYACHICDQRFTYNCLLKTHLEKGHGERELGSKQKNIPTDSPVQQHEAVSLDSTQVFNIYGHLL
- the LOC128738672 gene encoding zinc finger protein 58-like isoform X2 yields the protein MPHPTKRQLAARERARKRWPERASKFKTTLEEYCSKEVDQGAKEDNSPNDINHGVAKEENVPLCEVKIEAECDESQIQHDPISIVSVEPDIKLENDCCNEEMTIDDGLKCDQPPIQSASFQQIIPIIERCKFCLRILDETIKMLFRPGKLHWKKIEFALSISLTVEPLCCVSCWQMIDLFDGFKRSCQMAFYKPEELLRSRQNGLCSEPATNQVPAFVKISAPVDSRPVKTSTNQDKHSAWTSWMANIPVKQDKKKTEKVKFLSCKQCSKQFAGFASFIAHKTTCRGYPCHICSTVLDTRQRLRMHYEQDHSDPFPFKCQKEGCDCEFSLQEALLTHEQLCELDTFDPIDCTICGFTMTSIGSVREHEDIHVQARFVCRACKAKFLDRNKLKIHWKKHIQKATETAGLESENEADNAMASDDTDTPSYFCPRKSCRLVFRSNTDLDIHVQHCGQKSGFICSVCGAVLMTPYTLRMHMANHEEPKVECETCGKKFHTEPQLRKHMGVHSNERKFQCKVCKKRFKSREANRVHQRIHTNEKPYACHICDQRFTYNCLLKTHLEKGHGERELGSKQKNIPTDSPVQQHEAVSLDSTQVFNIYGHLL